DNA from Oxyura jamaicensis isolate SHBP4307 breed ruddy duck chromosome 4, BPBGC_Ojam_1.0, whole genome shotgun sequence:
TATACAGCTCCCCCTGAGTGCCTGGGCCCTATATGGCTCCCCCTGGGCCCTATACGGCTCCCCCTGAGTGTCTGGGCCCTATATGGCTCCCCCTGGGCCCTATATGGCTCCCCCTAAGTGCCTGGGCCCTACACGGCTCCCCCTGGGCCCTATATGGCTCCCCCTGGGCCCTATATGGCTCCCCCTGAGTGCCTGGGCCCTACACGGCTCCCCCTGAGCGCTATACGGCTCCCCCCAAGTGCCTGGGCCCTACATAGGTCCCTGGCTGTCCAGGACTTCTGTCCCCTGCCACGCTCTGTCCCTGAGGTGACAAAAAGCTGTCCCCCAGCATCTGATCCCACCCCGATGAGCTGGAACCCGCCAGCGGGGGATAAGACCCCAATCCTTAAATTTGACACGAATTCAACCCCTCCAGGCGGCCGCTTCGTGACTCAGTTTCCCCAACCCTCCACCCTTCTCGTGTAAATTTTAGGGAACGtccccccccacaaaaaaaacccacaccccGTGGATGAGATCCTGGTGGTTTGGGATCCCCCCAAGCCTGCCGAGGGGAAATTTATTTGAGGGGGGGGGCTTTTGGAGCTGGGTGGTGCCCGGACCCTTACCTGCTCCTCGGTGAGGTGCAGGGCGGAGGCCAGCAGGCCCCGCTCGGCGCCCACCAGGTACTGCTGCCGCGCAAACTCCTTCTCCAGCCGCGCCAGCTGCTCGCTGGTGAAGATGGTCCGCACCCGCTTGGCTTTGCCGGCCTTGGCCTTGAGGATGGGGAAGCAGCACTTGGAGAGGAAGaaacctgggggggggggggttaggaAAGGAGAGGGGTGGGTTGGTGGGGGGGAATTGGAGATCCTGGAGGGTCCCCCCCTTGGAGCGAGGGGCTCCCTACGGAGGCAGAGGGGCTCCCATGGGAGGCAGGAGGGATCTCCCTGTGGGGAGCTGTCCCCTCTTGGGAGCAGAAGGGGTCTCTCCATatgtcgtccccccccccattttGAGAGGATCTCCTCACACCCCGGTCCCCCCTGAagacctggggggggggtcccctaGAAGAGACGGAAGGAGCTCCCCCACCCAGAGATGCCCCCAAGGGGAAGGCGGGCAGGGGTCCCCAGGGGGTTAAGGAAGGAGGTGGCCATTTGGGgacccccccctcccagcctccccacagccccccggggggggtcaGACCCTACCTGTGGCTCCCAGGCGGGCGgcccaggctgggggggggtccgCAGCAGGCAGCGCAGAGCGGCCGGGGAGGGGttgtggggccggggggggggttccTGGAGGGGTCCCCAGGGGGGCAAAAGCGGAGCTGGGGTCGGGATTGGGGTGGGGGTCGGGGGGGGCGAGGCTCGTCCCAGCAGGGCTGCGATGGTGAAGGCCTggccgggccgggaggggggcgACGAGGCCGGGGGCGGCATGGCGGGGGttgctggggctgcagag
Protein-coding regions in this window:
- the LOC118166899 gene encoding LOW QUALITY PROTEIN: homeobox protein not2-like (The sequence of the model RefSeq protein was modified relative to this genomic sequence to represent the inferred CDS: deleted 1 base in 1 codon), giving the protein MPPPASSPPSRPGQAFTIAALLGRASPPPTPTPIPTPAPLLPPWGTPPRPLCAACCGPPPAWAARLGATGFFLSKCCFPILKAKAGKAKRVRTIFTSEQLARLEKEFARQQYLVGAERGLLASALHLTEEQVKVWFQNRRIKWRKQSLEQQQAKLAKMGLAALQRSPDSQSHRGEEDQDFPAGGEDLCRSGAAREPEAGPASTCPCALCVCVRV